The Megachile rotundata isolate GNS110a chromosome 6, iyMegRotu1, whole genome shotgun sequence nucleotide sequence TCTCGGTCACGGTATTACTCGAACGTACAAGGTCGAAGGACAATTGCAGTAGACGCAACTGCCACACGAAGGTGGACAAAGGGATCGCGAATGTCGCAGGAAGATACGGCCCTGATCCGAGCGCGTTCGACGATACCGAAGGATCTACCCTACCCAGCGAGTGGAATGGAGATCCACGAGAGTGGGTGGGCCTGACAGTGTCGGTTCCAGAACGAAATCGACGGTCGGGCCTCGAATGGCGGGACATAGCGGGGGCTGGGACACAAGAGTCGGGGCCCCGAGGGTCCCTCGGTCGGGCTCCAGGCCCGGTAGAGCAGTGGAGAGGGGTTCGAGGGGGCAAAGGCACATTCCAAGGCAGAACGGCTGGCAGTGAAGGTGGAAGGCACCAGCAGTCTCTCACGATATTGCGCTCCGCTCCTATCCTCGTTGCTTCCTTTCTTCCCAGCTCGTCGTCGCTCGTTTTCACCCGTCCCCGTGGGATCGTCCTGTGCCAGTGGCAGTGCCGTGCCCCGAACGATGCGATACGCGACGCTAAACGACGCGAGGCGATCGGATTAACCGGAGAATCGGTGGTCGAGCGTGAAGCCTCGAAAACGACGTTTCGTTCGTGGACGGATGTTTCGTGTTCCTCGGCTACGGTGCAACGACGCGAGTGCGCGTATGCGTGCGTGAGCTGGTGGTGTTAGTGGTGGTGGGTCTTTTTTGGCGCCAGGTCGCGTGCTCGTGATTCGAAAATGCGCACGCCTAACGACGTAACCCGGTATTCCAGTGGGAAGACCAAGGAACAGAGACACGGCGTCGAAAATAGACTCTCGCCCTCGTGTTCAGGTCCGTGCACCGATCGTCGGGCATGCGGAAGAAGCGTCAACGGGAGACAGTGATTGAGAGGATCCGGCAGACGGGAGCACTTGAATATTCGATCGCGCAGGTGAGCAGCATACTATCTTGTTCCCTTAACGCGAACACGCGATGGATACGCGGATCGCGACGTTCTATCGCGTgcgaagagaaaaaaataagCGTACGAAAGGTCGAGAGATTTTTCTCACGATGCTGCCTCGTTACGCCGCGATCGTTAACGAGCAGGAACTTGTTAATTTTTCGCCAGATGCGTCAAGTTCCAGCCGGGGTACACCGAAACCTGGGTGTATCGCAGAATTTCTGGAAACCGTTGACACGACCGTTGCGTTTGCCGGTGACGATGGAAACCGGTATGCGTAGCAAAACGACCAACTTATCTGAATGGTAGAAATTAACAGCGGCAAACGTACCGATAAAAGCTGGTGTCGTACGATCGTTAATCTTTCTCAAAATCGAAATCGTTTTCCCTTTCGTTTCTCTCGATGCCCGAACGGAGGACGGATATTCTCGAGCGTGTGCGATATCTCGTGGTCTGTAACCTTGCTGGTTACATCGATTTTACGATCGTCCGTACAGACAACgcaaaaaatatttcacgaatATCCTAACACAGTCGCCAACAACCGTCTGGAAGAGAAGTGGGAGCCCGAGGACGGATACGGGGTAGGCGGTGCGCGTATGTCGTCGATTTTCTGCGTGAACGAAATTAAATCCACGTGCCGCCAAGTATTCCCATTCTTCCACCGATCGAGAGATCATCGAACGAGAGAAAAACTGAACCGAGTCCGAGCAATGCCATCGGCATCGAACTTGACCGTGGCCTTCGAAGCGTTTGCGCTCGTATAACGAGATACGAGGAATGCGAGTGGCCGAGACTCACCGTCCTGCACTCACCAGGACTACTTCGAACTGGTCGTTGCAACTAGATGCTCGGATACCAAATGTGCTTAAAGCCTAGTACACACTTGGATGCGATGTTACGACGTAATGTCTCGAAATGGGTATCCGTTCGTTGCGAGTACCCCTACCCTCGTCGTTCAACGATGCGTAACGCGTCATTTTTTTTATCTCGTATCGTCGTCGTCGCGTTACACCCGAGCGTATACTTAACTCGAAGCTGGAAGCAACCGATTTTGCGATCGCTTTGCCGCCTGAAACGCTAAAGGGTCCATTAGACTAAGCAGATTTTCTTTAAAGCCGCTCGTTAAATAATCCTACTTCGCGTCAACCGCTAATGGCTAACGAGAGCGGCGATGATACAACGCTTTACGTCGGAATTAGAAACGATCGATAATCTGGCTAATGAAATTTCTAGTTTCAGAGAATGCGAGGTGTAATGGTATCAGGTATCGCGCGGTCAGATCGATCGGTAAGACCAAACTCTCCGCAAATGTTGTGGCTACCGGTAAAAAGATTGCAACAATAGTTTACCGCGGTGCTTATTATCGGGATTCGCAACAATTTCTTAACAAGGTAGAACGAATGAACTTAGAGGGTGGAATTCTTTCGAATAAGTACAATACCGGCCGGTGAATAGCCCACTCGTCGCAACTCGAGAAGATTCGTCTAATATTCGTCGGGGATATTTATATACAAGTTCGTCGAAAGCCATTCGACCAAGTTTTAACGACGGAAGGCGCTAATAGGCTGCGAAAGTTTTTCCGCGTTTCCGTGTCCGGAACGGACGCGATATCCGCAGTTAGTATCGTCCCATTACTCGGAGGCCACGTTGCGTCGTAATTGGGAGATTCGTTAGTCCTTTGACCGGCCGTCAACTTCCCATGGATCATCGACGACAAGGTCCCATCGGTGCACGATCCCGAACGTAAGAACAAAATCGTAGCTATTATTTTTCTTGCGCGAGCGTGAAACGTTTACGCGGACTCCCGCTGTTTCGTGCGATCCTAGACGATTTATCGGATTCAACGAGGCTTTCGCGACTCGTGCGAATCTCACGGAGTCAGATCCTTGGATAGACCGATCGACGAGATGTCCCTACGCGATCGTTTATCGGCTCTAACGTTTAGAGATAATTAATCGTTCGTCGGTTTTGTTCCGTTCACCGGACCGTGATCGTGTTTTCAGGTACTAAAATGTCCCAGTCGCAACTGAGCAGCGACTTGGACGTTCCGGAAAGTCCGCAACACCCTTGTCAATGCTCCGCGATGAGCAGCATGGATTCCATGAGAACACAGAGGGACAGAGCGGAGAGGGGCGTGGGAAGTACAAGAATTTCCAACAGCCAAGAACTCCCCAGAGGTCTGGAGGCGCTTCAGAGCGCGTTCGAGCCGATAAAAAGACTGGAAAGTCCGTTGTCTCATCAAGAAAGCCAACAGATCAATTTAGAAAACACCAGGAACGTGGATATCCTGGAACATCAAGCCAGCTTGTCGCCCGGCGCGAGATCTTTGGACGGACAAACCGCCATTCTGTCCAGACACGGTCACAATCTTTCCTGTAGCCCGAGAAACTTGGATCTTTCTCGAAACTTGGCGTTCGAGGCTGCGAGAAGAGTTCAGGAATCCGGCAACTTGCAGGATAGCCAACACAGCCTAACTTCCAGCCCTAGTCCTCTGTTGGAGACTAGCTCGGCCTTGCTCGAGACGTCCGCCAAAGATCTGGACAAGCAGCTAGAGGATCACGGCGGGTTATCGCCAAAGCAAGCCGCTTCGGGCAAAGATAAGTTGAAGAACATTCAGCAAGTCCTGAATCCCTATCAGCATCATCACGAGCCGACGTCGCCGGAACGAAACGTCCATGGGCATTTTCACGGCGATGCCCACGCGCACGTACACAAGCACGCCGACAATTTTCGAGCTGGCACGAATTTAGACGTTGGCGATGGACTGATGGGCTTTCAGCAACATCAACGACAACACACTCATCATCACCACGGAAATGCCAAGACCACCAACGTGACGCATCACCATGGACCCACGAACGTGCACCACCCTCATGGTCCGCAAGGAATGACGGGACATCATCACGGAAATTTGCCGGCCAGCCTCGCCAGCCACGTTCACGGAGGTTCCGGCCCTCTGAGCGGCTCTAGCTCGAATCATGGAACTCAAACTGCGGCCGCAAATCCGAACGCCCATCATCATCCGAATCCAATGCCTGCACCTGCCACGATGGGTCATAGAAGCTCGCCGACGAGTCATCATCGTCTACCCGGTGGTACCAGCCTGAGCAGTCACTACCCGGCTAATTCTGGCTTCTCCAGCGATCATCATGGCACCTCCAGCGCGATGAGCGGAGCTTCCTCGAATTCGAGCATGTTAAATCACGGAGGTTCACCGGCGGTTCATCGTCACGTGGTCAACGCCAACAGCAGTCTCTCGACAACGCCGCTTGCCAGCCATCATCACGGCAGCTCATCGGGTAGCTTGACCGGACACTCTACCGTGAATCATCATCACGTCAGTTCGGGTATATCCTGCGAGTCTTCATCGTCGAACGCCAACACGAGAACCCATAGCCGTTTGGATCACGTCCACGATCATCATCATCACTTGCAACAAGTGCATCCGCTGCACTCGAACCACCCTGACGCTCGGCAAAGAGATAGAGCTCCTTCGAGTTTGGAGCATCATAATCATCACCATGGTCATATTCACAGTCACGGGCATCAGCACCCGCAGAACGCCGATACCAAGAATTCCTCCCTTATCGGAGTCGACTCCATACAGGTACTCGTTAGGACcgcgaaacgatcaaaattcgtaaTTCTAAGCGATCTTTTATCACGCttcgtttatttaaaaatcgacATATCACAGTCATTCTTCGTAATACACGATTTATCAAAGTCTTTCTTTTCTCGACGTGTCCAAAAGCTTCTTACGAAATGATGCTTTCGACATTTAGGTATCGGCTCCTTCGAAGAGTAAATGTCAGTGTCACGTGGTGCAAGCTGGAGGAAACAAGAGAGGGCAAGAGGGTGAGAGCGACGGTGGCGTTGAAGTGACATCAAGAACGCATCAACCCCCTGCTCTTCCGCCCCGGCCACCCCCTCGACCGACCAGGCGATACGAAACAACGTCCGTCAATCAGTGTAAGTATTTATATATTACCTCTATGTTTGCCATTCGCATTGATATTCTTCACTGCGAACATGtcaatttgtacaaatttgtCAAATGATAAATATTGATCCGTAACAAACTAAAAGGTGTCGATAATTTCGTTGCGAGAACGTTATTATCATATCGCGCGAGCGGAATATCTATCGCGATAGGGAATCGATATTTCCTGCACGCAAGCTTGTCAATTTGAATTGTGGATAAGCAGTATCGTTTCCATTCGAGGTAGTCGTCTCACCCCCGATCGATTTCCGCTCAAAACGAGCTTGTCACCCAGTCGGACACTGTTTCCTGAAGTTAGATTCACAGGAAGGTAGCCCGTAGCTCCATCCCTTGAGGGCCTCGGTCGAGAACTATCTTAACGTCTACAGTATCAACCGATTAATATTCGAGGACATGTCTACCGTCGTCATCGTAGTCCTTTTTATCAGTAGCTGGGACACGTTATCGACGTCAACGAGCGCTGTTGACCGATTCTGCTCGCTTGAAGGAGCAACCCCTGATGCAATTTCAACCCTCGACCGCGTCGAGTCGCTCGAATCGTCAGGGTATATCGACCAGTCGATGTTCGCAGCGACCTAAAGCAGAAGCATCGTGTCGAAGAATGCTGCTGCGAATCGAACAACCAGCCACGTTACTTTTACGCTCTGCGACGTTAATCCGAACGTTCCAGCGAGAATAGCGGCGAAAAGAATGCCTTTTTGGGCGTCTTTTCAAAAGGAATTTCAAAGGCCAACCCCTGGCCTACGAatcgccaccaccaccaccacctgtGGGACACCTCGGCGTGCGGGCTAACACAGAGATCTCGTGGAGTGCCTCTCCAGTTGGCGTGCACTCGCGTTCGACTTCGAATGCGACAGAAGAAACACGCTGCacctgaaattgtgaaattcgaCGAACAAGCGGAGCTGTCGTCACATCCCAGAGAGGACCTTGTCGCGCCAGACTGACCCAGGACCGGTGATTATCAAGCTCGATCGTGAACCGATCAATGGGAAAGTGGACGTCAAAGGGTTGACCTTGAGTATCAGTAGACCCTTTGAACTAAGACACGCGATGCGCAAACGTAGTCCATGTGCCGTCGAACGGAAGACACTAGTGCGTGCCGTGATTGTCATCTTCGATTTCTCTAGTTTCTGGTTGACGCAAGCTCGCGCGATTTGCAATTCAAATTGTTCAAGGTGTACGCGTTCGGAACGTGCAACGGGACGGTGGTAAAAATTGGACGTTTGCGCGGAGGAAAACATTGGTCGTGACTGGCACGTGCCGGTCGAGACGACTCGAAAGAACGATCGAAATCTTGAAAGGGTGGAGACGGATAAGTTCGACTCGATAATTCAAGGAAGACGGAAGATGGATGGGTACCCGGTGCTCCAGATAGTGCGATGTCGACTTGGAACGGAAATGGAGATGGATAACCAGGGTTATCCGTTCACAATGGCGGCACACTCGCATTCCCACTTGCCGCATCCGTCAAACCACGCGCACTTCCCGAGATCGCATTACCCTCACCCCTGCGGTATGCCGATTAACCCCTTCTGTTAATTTATCAATCGGTCCTGCAACCCCATTCTGTCTCCGACGTTGATCCGCGTAACCGCGTAATCTGCTATTAGCTATTCCATTAAGTCGCCTCTGATGCGATAATTAATTCTCGCCGTCGTTAAACATGCATTTTATCATCTCGTTTCGAACTAGACGGGTAAATTTTAATCCCTCGAACGTGACCTAAACTCCCGAAACATTTAGAACGATGTTCCGGTCAAAATTAGACGCTTAAATTTTCCAACGAAATCCAAACGAACGGTTTATATTTAAAAGCATCGTTTTTACGAGATCAACCACGCAACCAAAGGGCCGTAGAAACGTGCGTGTCACAAACTCATCTTCCGCCGttctatttttacataataaaaaaatatgttacattGTCGTGGAAGGTCACGTGGACGATGAAAGGTTGCCGTATAAATAGATATCGACGAGCTTCTTAATAAAAAACGCGTTCAACGGTGTAACCGAAGGTGGCGCGATAAAATCTTTGAAATTCAACTTCGACACGTTGGAAATCGAGCAGTTTTCGAACCGGTAATAAGGTTAGGTATTCGATTGGAATTGGGACAGTAAAGATCGTGCAGATTAAACAGACCGTAAAGGATCTAACATTGCTCGAGGATATTTTTTAAACGCACATTGGAAAACTTGGCTTTCGTTTCATCTTTCaccttgaaaatatttcattcctTCGCGTTTAAATACCAGTTTCGTTTCGCTCTCTTCCTCAAATCGTAGCTATACAGGTTCGGGTAACACAGGTGTAGCTTGGTCAGAAATTTCAGCCGATTGCATTCATGAAAAGATAGCAGGTAGCAAACACGGCTACTTCGATGAAAGTCTACTCTTTCAATAGGACGGACAAAGGGCGATGCAAGGTTACGTAGCGAACCAAAGAAATCGATTTTTGGTTCAATGAAACTGAATCGGTTTTTAGAAACTCTGGATTTTCGAACTCGATGGGTGTCTATCCGGTTCGAGCGTTAACAATGACCGAAATCGTGAGAAAACAGAGAAAGTCACGTTGTCGATTTTTCTATTATGTCTCGTGAATAGATCGATGGATTGATCCCAGCAATAACCTAATAACTGCTGCAATCGTGCACAGTTCCTGTTTCAATTTCGCGTCGGTTACATAATCTTCGTGGATTTTCCTGGTCGGCAGAAAAATAATTAGATTTTTAATTACAGAAGATGATCTCTCCACTCGCTCTCTGGCTGCGCTATAGAAAGGCACAGTACCCTCCTTTATTAACGGGAAATCTGATTAAAAAGTTCAGCTCTGTCGAATCTCGTTTTCTCtccggagagaaagagagaatctGCTATTGTCTTTGACGAGACACAGCATCGACGTTTGCACCCTTTAACATTCATTGAAGGAATTTTCAATAGAGCGTAGCCGGCTCGATTGCCAGCTTTGACAATAAAAGTTGAAGAGCCAGAATGATTGAAAATGGAATACTTCTGTTACGTCCCGCCAAAGAAAAATAACGCTTTCTACGATGCTTACGTAGCGTAGAGGCAATTTCAACGGCGCGTTTCAACGCGAAATCTTCGCGTTCAAATGCAATTTGGTACACGATACgattgaaagaaagaaaaaggctCCGCTTACACGAGCATCCTCGAGCAACGAGTATTTCTTTACGATCGTATCCAATTGATAGGAGAGCCGGTTAACGAAGCAGATTTCGATGATCAACGAGGTAATCATCGGCCTAGCAAGATTCGAAGAATTTCACCGAAAGCGCGTTCCTCGTTCTGCTTAGATCAGGACCTACGGTTGTTGGgttctcacgcaacgtgaaagGAGAAATCTAAGTCGTGCAGGACCTTTTTTTCTGAAAAGGGTCGATAGTCGTTTACAAAAGATTCCGTTTAGCCACCGAAAAATATCCTCCCAGCTATTTCGTGATTGTTAGAGATTCTTCGAAACGATACAACGACGAAAAGATTTTGTAAACGGGATATCAAAAGCTGGAACGTTACCGTTCTTTATTTCTCGAAAGCTGATCAAATATCTTTCTTTGCCACGCGTTAATGCCCTATCCGATACCTCCTTTTATAATTTCTCAAACGTTCACGCAACGTGCGTTTACTATCAATGACCGATTTAAATTTTACAGGCCACACCGGAGAAGGTGGTTGCTGCAAGAAGTACGTTGTCCTTTGTTGCCTTTGTGGCGGGTTGAGCGCCGCGGTTGGCAGTCTCTTTTTGGCGGTACACGCGGTCCTTTCAGCCCACACGGCCAGTCTAGCTCTCTTTGAGACTGTACCATCTTACATTCCTGGCATAATGGTAAGAGACAGAGATCGGAATCTATCGATCGACCTCGCTTCATCCCGCACGCAGCGCGTCACTGAATTTCATCACGATCTTACGCTTAATCCGCGAAATAATCTTATGCCTTTAATTTGTTTCATAGTTAATCCTAATGGGCTTGTTCACGATGCTACTCGCTAGGCGGAAACACAGATATGGATTGTTGGTAAGCGTGCTAcgattatttctaaaattacatCACCGACAATTTCCAAGATTATTAAGataagtttgtaattttctgTAGATGAAGGTGTGCGGTTCTGTCGGTGTGGTGTGCGCTTTGGTATGCGTACTTGTCACCGTGACCACCACAGTGATACACATGTCTCGACTCCAAGGTCTCCGGAAATGCGTTTACACGGTGAAGGCAAGGTACGCGTTTCGAGTTGAAGTAAAATTCCTCGACGGGTTACGTCCTCGTTCGAGAGGAAGTTATGTCGCAGGCACAAAATCGTTAATAACGATTTGTCTAGGTCGTGCACGTGTTACGGGGCACCGGAAGGAGATCCCGGGGTCCTCTTCGAGGGCACTCCTCATTGCGAAGCGGTCCACGGTGCCCTGCATGCCTGCTTGAGGGCACTGTTCGGTGTTTCGGTCGCTGGAATCTTGGCCTGCATATTCTCGTGCATGCTGGTGTACCAACTATTGAGTCACGAGAAGAAGAAGATGTACTGGGAGCAGTTGGAACTCAGATGCAGATCCCTGTACGGTCAAGGAGGTACCGTGGGACCGTCGACTGGTTCCTGCGGGTGCTGCAACGACTGTGGAGGTGCAGGTCCATGGTGGGCCCAGACACCCGGTAATCTGTACACGCCAAATCCTGATTTGGCACCGTCCAGGTACGCGAGTGTTATTTAAAATCACCGCTGTATACCGATCAAATCGACGAAGTAATATCGAATTCTCATAGTACAGAAATTCGCGTAAAACGAAAAGTAGGACACTCGTTCTTTTCGACGTTTCCATTCTGGTACCATTTCTATTTTCACGATTCCATTTATTTAGAACTTCCGACCTCGATACGATAGAAATTTTCCTCGTGTGCAACCGACCGAACGACGTACGAATTATTTATTAAGATTCGTCGATTCTTGTTCTATTATTACGAGCAGTTCCTTCCTAATCGCGTTAAATCCCGGATCGACGTGGATATGTCACGGAAAGCAACGTCGTTCCCAAAATATTGTAGATGTTGTATTACGCGAGCACGCTACTGCGATACTATTACCGCGTCATTAAAATTTCAGCAACGGAACGCTGCTTCCCGTGACCTGGCGTTATCGAGAAATTATTGATGCGATTCAAATGCAACGTGTACATTCGCCGTGGAGCGTAACGATACATATTCAGTAGACTTCATTCACGAATGTCACGAATATCGAACCGGGGTGCAATAAACTTGTAAACAAGCCAATGATCCCTGCCTTGGGGAACACATTGTATTCCCGTAATCCGTTAATGTATGGCATTAATTAAGCCAGCATTCTTCTTTTGACATTTAGAAAGAGAGATTTCTTCGTCTGGGAAATTCTCTATGATGAACGATGCATTCTTTCGAGCGGTCGTAAAAATCAGTCGCAGTCGTGTTCCTCGATCAATTTCGCGAAAGGTTAACTTCTCTTCCACGATCTGAAAAATTGTCTTTGCTAAAGAATCTGTCTGTATACTTCACTTGCTCCTTCTTGATCTTGCAGGAGGTGGCGACTACCTTGGTCCAGATCCAGGGGGCCAGCACCGAGTCCCGACTCGAACTACGGCTTTCACACGCAAGCCAGGCAGACGGAGGCCAACGTAGAAAACACCAATGGCCCTTACAGCGTGCTTAATTCTCAGTCGAGCGGCCCTTATTCGGTTTTAAACGCACAGAACGGACCTTACACCCCTAGCACAGCTTCCTACAGCGTTCTAGAAGCGCCTGTACCTCTGTGGGGTCCTCCACCGCCTTACAGCGATCCCAACAGTCCGGCCAGAAGGCCGCAGGTGACCGAACAGAGGCCAAGAATCGCTAAACGAATCGAAAATTTTGAGAACAACGAGGGTGAGTATCTGTATCGGTGTTGACACTGCCAATTACGATTCGTCTTTCATTGAACATAAAATATCCCATTTTCAAGGCTTGAACACCGTTGCCGTAGACCACAGATCAAGATCCACGAAACGTCCATCCGACAACTACGAGAATGCCGAGGAAATATCGAACAGCACCGATCCAGAGGGTGGGAACGAAGGTACCATGAAAGGCAGAAGGACCAGAAAGCCTCTAAAGGGCGTAGAAAACAGTGCGTTCCAACAGGAAGCGAATCCTGGCCCCAAACAGTCGGAAAGCGAACTGTATTTCGGCGATGTATCTTCGTGCTGCGGTCCAGAAAGCAGTTTCTATGATCTGGCCGTGGATAAAGAAGGTATATACGCATACCAAAAGTAAGCAGGCCGCGCATACGTACACGCTTTCCAAACGAtcgtttcaatttaatttattcaggCGCTGAACATTCGGAGGGTGTAGATTACCTAGCAGCTCGTTTAGGTAAACGACAACTTTCGAAGAGGTCCAGAATGCCTCTTCCTCTACCATCGGACAACGGCGACATACCGTCAGACAGTTACGCGAACAACGACGAGCCTAGGAGCGCGAGAGGGCCGTTTCTAGCTCCGGACGCTCAGTATGAGGTCATTCAACAAGGTAGATACtcttactacgcgtcgaaagaCGACGAGCAGCTTCAAGAAGGTCCCGCGACTTCGGGATACTTCAGAGAGGAGGAGGGTGACAGAGGACGAGAGAGAGATTACAGAGACTACAGAAGTAGTCAGGAAGAGGAAACGCCGCAATGTTGTTTAAGCGACTCGACGACGTTGGATTCCGGATGGCAAAGCGGAGAGCAACAACAATCGGACGATAATGTTCGAcccgtgaacgtgtgattgcccGACGATAAATGACATATGTAACAGAGTGATATTAAGGTCGATTCGTCCTGCTCTGAAATTTGACCAATCGGTAATCATTCGAACGGTAACCGGTGACAGCTGAGATAACCCggtagaatttattttttaagtatcAATGGAAGGATCGTCTCCGCTTAGCCTTTTGTCGTACACGTTAGAGCACGTACTTCCAACTACATAACGATCGAACTGCCGCGAATTAGATAGGAGATCCGTGTAGAATATAAAGATGGTGATAAGAGTGCAAGTCTAAAATTACCATGTTTGTAATAGAGTGTAAGCGTTGTGATTCGTGGTACGGTAGCTTAAGACGTAAATCTTTAATCGTTAGAGCATAAGCGAACGAGAATATTTCGCGTTAACAGAAGTCTGATAAAGGATTACGCGAAACGAACTCCGCGCGAGAGTTTTCGCGAGTGAATCCTACTTAGCAatgtatttttgttaattaaagcTATGTCGCCCGATGTTGTTCGTAACGTTAATCTTTAATGTATGTCGGAAAGAAAATCGTACATAGAGAAGAAGAAAATTAGTTTCATAGGTGACACGACAGCGAAACGGTATCCACGAGATAGAACGATCGCTGAAAAAAAGAGGCATAAATTTCCCAGAGGCTTTTCGCAAAGAAATTTCTATTCTTCGGTGGATATCTTTTCCTTGGCGACTCGTTAGAAACGTCCATGTACAAACGTGTGTGCTTTACTCTTGCCAATATCTAGCTAGGTGTCAGCTCGATTTTCGCACTTAGACGCTAATCGTTGCAAAACTATTTATCATTGAACGATGCATTTCGATTCGCGCACGATCCGTTCATTAAATTCTATTCACTGCCTTTTATGCCATCATTTTCCTTCGAGAAATCGAACGAAACTTTTTCGAGCGCCCGAACGCGAATTTCGATGCGGTTTTACAACCTTTCTTTTGTAAGAAAatcgtgaaatatttataaagaaataatCATTATTCGTGTTTATCGATACTTATCGCTTCGAAGGAATTGTATCGATGGTCTGTGTTAATTTGTCGAGCTACTTTGCGTTCTAGAACCGTGAATTTCAACATCAATATACA carries:
- the LOC100880460 gene encoding uncharacterized protein LOC100880460 isoform X1, translated to MSQSQLSSDLDVPESPQHPCQCSAMSSMDSMRTQRDRAERGVGSTRISNSQELPRGLEALQSAFEPIKRLESPLSHQESQQINLENTRNVDILEHQASLSPGARSLDGQTAILSRHGHNLSCSPRNLDLSRNLAFEAARRVQESGNLQDSQHSLTSSPSPLLETSSALLETSAKDLDKQLEDHGGLSPKQAASGKDKLKNIQQVLNPYQHHHEPTSPERNVHGHFHGDAHAHVHKHADNFRAGTNLDVGDGLMGFQQHQRQHTHHHHGNAKTTNVTHHHGPTNVHHPHGPQGMTGHHHGNLPASLASHVHGGSGPLSGSSSNHGTQTAAANPNAHHHPNPMPAPATMGHRSSPTSHHRLPGGTSLSSHYPANSGFSSDHHGTSSAMSGASSNSSMLNHGGSPAVHRHVVNANSSLSTTPLASHHHGSSSGSLTGHSTVNHHHVSSGISCESSSSNANTRTHSRLDHVHDHHHHLQQVHPLHSNHPDARQRDRAPSSLEHHNHHHGHIHSHGHQHPQNADTKNSSLIGVDSIQVSAPSKSKCQCHVVQAGGNKRGQEGESDGGVEVTSRTHQPPALPPRPPPRPTRRYETTSVNQCHTGEGGCCKKYVVLCCLCGGLSAAVGSLFLAVHAVLSAHTASLALFETVPSYIPGIMLILMGLFTMLLARRKHRYGLLMKVCGSVGVVCALVCVLVTVTTTVIHMSRLQGLRKCVYTVKARSCTCYGAPEGDPGVLFEGTPHCEAVHGALHACLRALFGVSVAGILACIFSCMLVYQLLSHEKKKMYWEQLELRCRSLYGQGGTVGPSTGSCGCCNDCGGAGPWWAQTPGNLYTPNPDLAPSRRWRLPWSRSRGPAPSPDSNYGFHTQARQTEANVENTNGPYSVLNSQSSGPYSVLNAQNGPYTPSTASYSVLEAPVPLWGPPPPYSDPNSPARRPQVTEQRPRIAKRIENFENNEGLNTVAVDHRSRSTKRPSDNYENAEEISNSTDPEGGNEGTMKGRRTRKPLKGVENSAFQQEANPGPKQSESELYFGDVSSCCGPESSFYDLAVDKEGAEHSEGVDYLAARLGKRQLSKRSRMPLPLPSDNGDIPSDSYANNDEPRSARGPFLAPDAQYEVIQQGRYSYYASKDDEQLQEGPATSGYFREEEGDRGRERDYRDYRSSQEEETPQCCLSDSTTLDSGWQSGEQQQSDDNVRPVNV
- the LOC100880460 gene encoding uncharacterized protein LOC100880460 isoform X2 yields the protein MSQSQLSSDLDVPESPQHPCQCSAMSSMDSMRTQRDRAERGVGSTRISNSQELPRGLEALQSAFEPIKRLESPLSHQESQQINLENTRNVDILEHQASLSPGARSLDGQTAILSRHGHNLSCSPRNLDLSRNLAFEAARRVQESGNLQDSQHSLTSSPSPLLETSSALLETSAKDLDKQLEDHGGLSPKQAASGKDKLKNIQQVLNPYQHHHEPTSPERNVHGHFHGDAHAHVHKHADNFRAGTNLDVGDGLMGFQQHQRQHTHHHHGNAKTTNVTHHHGPTNVHHPHGPQGMTGHHHGNLPASLASHVHGGSGPLSGSSSNHGTQTAAANPNAHHHPNPMPAPATMGHRSSPTSHHRLPGGTSLSSHYPANSGFSSDHHGTSSAMSGASSNSSMLNHGGSPAVHRHVVNANSSLSTTPLASHHHGSSSGSLTGHSTVNHHHVSSGISCESSSSNANTRTHSRLDHVHDHHHHLQQVHPLHSNHPDARQRDRAPSSLEHHNHHHGHIHSHGHQHPQNADTKNSSLIGVDSIQVSAPSKSKCQCHVVQAGGNKRGQEGESDGGVEVTSRTHQPPALPPRPPPRPTRRYETTSVNQCHTGEGGCCKKYVVLCCLCGGLSAAVGSLFLAVHAVLSAHTASLALFETVPSYIPGIMLILMGLFTMLLARRKHRYGLLMKVCGSVGVVCALVCVLVTVTTTVIHMSRLQGLRKCVYTVKARSCTCYGAPEGDPGVLFEGTPHCEAVHGALHACLRALFGVSVAGILACIFSCMLVYQLLSHEKKKMYWEQLELRCRSLYGQGGTVGPSTGSCGCCNDCGGAGPWWAQTPGNLYTPNPDLAPSRRWRLPWSRSRGPAPSPDSNYGFHTQARQTEANVENTNGPYSVLNSQSSGPYSVLNAQNGPYTPSTASYSVLEAPVPLWGPPPPYSDPNSPARRPQVTEQRPRIAKRIENFENNEDHRSRSTKRPSDNYENAEEISNSTDPEGGNEGTMKGRRTRKPLKGVENSAFQQEANPGPKQSESELYFGDVSSCCGPESSFYDLAVDKEGAEHSEGVDYLAARLGKRQLSKRSRMPLPLPSDNGDIPSDSYANNDEPRSARGPFLAPDAQYEVIQQGRYSYYASKDDEQLQEGPATSGYFREEEGDRGRERDYRDYRSSQEEETPQCCLSDSTTLDSGWQSGEQQQSDDNVRPVNV